In Longimicrobium sp., the genomic window CATCACCTTCCCCGAGGACTTCGGCGACCCCGCGCAGGCCGGCACCACCCAGCACATGAAGATCGGCGTGGTGGAGCTGCGCCGCCGCGAGTTCCCCGAGCTGGACGACGAGTTCGCCCGCTCGCTGGGCGCCGGCGAGTTCGACACCCTCGCCGCGCTGCGCGAGCGCATCACCGCCGACCTGCAGGGCGAGGCCAGGAGCCGCTCCGAACAGGCCTACCGCGATACGCTGCTGGACCAGGTGGTCGAGGCCAACGCGGTCGAGGCGCCGCGCTCGATGGTGGACAACTACCTGGAGTACATGGTGGGCGGCGGCATGGGCGGGGGGAAGAAGCCGCAGCGCTCGCCCGAGCAGGAGGAACGGTTCTCGCAGTTCCGCGAGATGATGCGCCCGCAGGCCGAGGCCTCCATCAAGCGCATGCTGGTGGTGGAGACGCTGGCCGACCGCGAGGGGCTGCGCGCCAGCCACGACGACCTGGACGACCGCGTGGAGGCGATGGCCACCCAGGCCGGCCGCCAGCCCGGCGACGTGTGGCTGGAGCTGGAGAAGAGCGGCCAGCTGCAGCAGCTGGAGGCCCAGGTCACGGAGGAGAAGGTGCTGGAGTGGCTGCGGAGCCAGAACACGACGGGCTGACGCGGGGTACGGGGGGCGCATCGCCCCGATGAGGACAGCGCGGTACCCGTTATTTCACCTGCAAGGAACGGCCGGACGGACATGCCTGTTTACGCGCCCTACGTGATCGAGCGCTCCAGCCGGGGCGAACGCAGCTACGACATCTTCTCGCGGCTGCTGATGGACCGCATCGTGTTCCTGGGGAGCACGATCAACGACGACGTGGCCAACGTCATCATCGCCCAGCTGCTCTTTCTCCAGAGCGACAACCCGGAGAAGGACATCTACCTCTACATCAACTCGCCCGGCGGGTCGGTGTACTCGGGGCTGGCGATCTACGACACCATGAAGTTCCTCTCCTGCGACGTGAACACCTACTGCATGGGGATCGCCGCCAGCATGGGCAGCTTCCTCCTTGCCTCGGGAACCAAGGGGAAGCGCTTCGCGCTGCCCAACTCCCGGATCATGCTGCACCAGCCCAGCGGCGGCAGCCAGGGGACTGCGGCCGACATCGAGATCCAGGCCCGCGAGCTCCTGTACGTGCGCGAGCGGATGAACAACATCTACGCCGCCAACACGGGGCAGACGCCCGAGAAGATCGCCGAGGACCTGGACCGCGACCGCTTCATGTCGCCGGAGCAGGCAAAGGACTACGGGCTGATCGACCACGTGATCCAGCACACGACCGAGGCCGAGGCGGTGGTGCGCGCCGGCGGCGACGTCCCGGCCAGCATCGTCCGCTAAGCAGCAGCCCCCGGCGCCCCCGCCGCGAACCGGCGGGGGCGCGA contains:
- a CDS encoding ATP-dependent Clp protease proteolytic subunit produces the protein MPVYAPYVIERSSRGERSYDIFSRLLMDRIVFLGSTINDDVANVIIAQLLFLQSDNPEKDIYLYINSPGGSVYSGLAIYDTMKFLSCDVNTYCMGIAASMGSFLLASGTKGKRFALPNSRIMLHQPSGGSQGTAADIEIQARELLYVRERMNNIYAANTGQTPEKIAEDLDRDRFMSPEQAKDYGLIDHVIQHTTEAEAVVRAGGDVPASIVR